From Pelotomaculum isophthalicicum JI:
CGGGCGGCCCTCTATACCACCGAGCCGTTTAATTAAAGTGCTTTTACTACAGTTTTACGATAAAGTTTCCGACCGGGAAGCAGAGAACCGAGCCCGCTACGACTTGCGCTGGAAGGTAGCTTTGGGTATTTCCATTGCAGAATCCGGCTTTAACTACAGTGCGTTATCCAGATTCCGGGCAAGATTGTTATTACACCAGAAAGAACGTATTGCTTTTGAAGAGATCTTGGATGCGGTAATAGCCAAAGAGCTACTCCCCGGCAATTGCGCCAAACAAATAATAGATTCAACCTACGTACTCGGAGCCGGTGCTGTACAGGATACCTACACCTTAATTCGGATGGCTATCAAAAAACTTCAAACAACCATCAACAAACGGTTAAACCTGAGCATACTGCTGCCAAAGCCTTTAAATATTGATTATCAGAGCAGAAACAAACCAAAAATCAACTGGGAAGATCCCGTCGAGCGCAATAAATTACTTAATGAATTGTGCCAAGACGCCTTGCAGATTATTGAGGCAGTAGATAATTTGAAACTTACCAAACAAGAACTGGAATTAAGAGATATTTTAACCACGATAGCCGTCCAGGATATAGAGCAACAAAAGGACGGTACAGTCAAAATAAAGCAAGGAGTAGCCAAAGACCGGCTCATTTCCACCAACGACCCGGAGATGCGGCATGGTCGCAAATCCAGTGCCCGCAAATTTGATGGTTACAAAACCCATACTGCCATGGAAACAGATAATAACTTTATTACCGAAATCGAAGTCACCCCAGGCAACGTTCATGACTCAGAAGCAGCCGCTCCGTTAGTGGACCGGCAACCCGAAGAGCGAAAGCCGGATACAGTCTTGTGTGACATGGCCTATGGTACAGGTCAAAACAGAGAAGATATGGAAAAGCGCCAGGTTAAAATAATTTGTCCCGTACCCACAGACCTCGGACGAAACGGCTGTTTCCCCAAGTCAGCATTTACAATAGATTTAGATGCCCAAACCTGCCAGTGTCCTGCCGGTAAAATAGCAACTGAGAAAATATATGATAAGAAAACAAATCGCTTGAAAGTGTTTGTATTTTCCCAGGAACAATGCCAAAACTGCCCTCTGCTAAATCAGTGTACCAAAAGCAAAAAAGGCAGACGTACCATCACAATAAACCAATATGAACGGCACTTGCAGGAAGCGCGTATCTTTCAGCAAACCGAAGAATTCAAAAACGAATACCCCGAGCGATGCAAGATCGAAAACAAGCAAGCAGAGATGGTGCATCATGGTCTTCGCCAGGCTCGCTATATTGGAAAAGCCAAAGTCTATCTACAATCCTTACTAATTGGCGCGATAGTAAACTTCAAGCGCTACTGGAAGTTGGTAACGGAACAACGTCAGCTAAGATCTGATACATGCGATACGAAAACTAATA
This genomic window contains:
- a CDS encoding IS1182 family transposase codes for the protein MLGHKDNQLKFTDIDTLQAWEQKPIVPEDSVYYGLSQANEIFKDELFADAYSFSGRPSIPPSRLIKVLLLQFYDKVSDREAENRARYDLRWKVALGISIAESGFNYSALSRFRARLLLHQKERIAFEEILDAVIAKELLPGNCAKQIIDSTYVLGAGAVQDTYTLIRMAIKKLQTTINKRLNLSILLPKPLNIDYQSRNKPKINWEDPVERNKLLNELCQDALQIIEAVDNLKLTKQELELRDILTTIAVQDIEQQKDGTVKIKQGVAKDRLISTNDPEMRHGRKSSARKFDGYKTHTAMETDNNFITEIEVTPGNVHDSEAAAPLVDRQPEERKPDTVLCDMAYGTGQNREDMEKRQVKIICPVPTDLGRNGCFPKSAFTIDLDAQTCQCPAGKIATEKIYDKKTNRLKVFVFSQEQCQNCPLLNQCTKSKKGRRTITINQYERHLQEARIFQQTEEFKNEYPERCKIENKQAEMVHHGLRQARYIGKAKVYLQSLLIGAIVNFKRYWKLVTEQRQLRSDTCDTKTNIITVPLPLAI